A window of the Litorilinea aerophila genome harbors these coding sequences:
- a CDS encoding YraN family protein: MPRDPRRSLGKTGEDLAAAHLTEAGLTILDRNWRCPAGEIDLVAQEMAPDFSRNGEPTPWLVLVEVRTRRGTHFGTALQSVTPRKQAKLREVAEHYVQQQGWTGPWRIDVVAIQMDRQGRLQAVEHIRHAVGGI; the protein is encoded by the coding sequence ATGCCCCGCGATCCACGGCGTTCCCTGGGCAAGACCGGTGAAGATTTGGCCGCAGCCCACCTGACCGAGGCGGGCCTCACCATCCTGGACCGCAACTGGCGCTGTCCTGCCGGCGAGATCGACCTGGTGGCCCAGGAAATGGCGCCGGACTTCAGCCGCAACGGCGAACCCACCCCCTGGCTGGTCCTGGTGGAGGTGCGCACCCGCCGGGGGACCCACTTCGGCACAGCCCTCCAGTCGGTGACGCCCCGCAAGCAGGCCAAACTGCGGGAAGTGGCCGAGCACTATGTGCAACAGCAGGGCTGGACCGGCCCCTGGCGCATCGACGTGGTGGCGATCCAGATGGACCGCCAGGGACGGCTTCAGGCCGTGGAACACATCCGCCACGCGGTGGGCGGCATATAA
- the miaA gene encoding tRNA (adenosine(37)-N6)-dimethylallyltransferase MiaA, producing MTTSRSLPPLIVLLGPTAVGKTELSLRLCQRFDGEIVNADSRQIYREMAIGTAKPTPEEQARAPHHLVDLRNPDEPLTLAEYQQLAYQAIDQIHARGHLPFLVGGTALYLRAVTQGLRIPEAPPHPQLRAELEAVLAREGREALYARLQTLDPATAAVIDGKNPRRVLRALEIRLITGRPKVEQEGMEPPPYRILHIGLTRPRHILHQRADRRVEEMIRQGLVEETRRLLEAGYDPALPAMTSLGYREIIAYLRGEMSLEEAMARMKVETHRFIRHQYTWFRKMPDVHWFDLEQEVESQIVALIEAFLAPGEGAS from the coding sequence ATGACCACCTCCCGTTCCTTGCCCCCCCTGATCGTGCTGCTGGGCCCCACAGCCGTGGGCAAGACCGAGCTCAGCCTGCGCCTGTGCCAGCGCTTTGACGGCGAGATCGTCAACGCAGACAGCCGCCAGATCTACCGAGAGATGGCCATCGGCACGGCCAAACCCACCCCCGAGGAGCAGGCCCGCGCCCCCCACCACCTGGTGGACCTGCGCAACCCCGACGAGCCCCTGACGCTGGCCGAGTATCAACAGCTGGCCTACCAGGCCATCGACCAAATCCACGCCCGGGGACACCTGCCCTTCCTGGTGGGCGGCACGGCCCTCTACCTGCGGGCCGTGACCCAGGGGTTGCGCATTCCCGAGGCGCCCCCCCACCCTCAACTCCGGGCCGAACTGGAAGCCGTTCTGGCACGGGAGGGCCGGGAGGCCCTGTACGCCCGACTGCAGACTCTGGACCCGGCCACCGCCGCGGTGATCGACGGCAAAAACCCCCGGCGGGTGCTCCGGGCCCTGGAGATCCGCCTGATCACAGGGCGGCCAAAGGTGGAACAGGAAGGCATGGAGCCCCCACCCTACCGCATCCTCCACATCGGCCTGACCCGCCCCCGGCACATCCTCCACCAGCGCGCGGACCGCCGGGTGGAGGAGATGATCCGCCAGGGGCTGGTGGAAGAGACCCGGCGCCTGCTGGAAGCCGGCTATGACCCCGCCCTCCCGGCCATGACCAGCCTGGGCTACCGGGAAATCATCGCCTACCTCCGGGGGGAAATGTCGCTGGAAGAAGCCATGGCCCGCATGAAGGTGGAGACCCACCGCTTTATCCGCCACCAGTACACCTGGTTCCGTAAAATGCCGGACGTCCACTGGTTCGACCTGGAGCAAGAGGTGGAGTCCCAGATCGTCGCGTTGATCGAGGCCTTCCTGGCCCCTGGTGAAGGCGCTTCCTGA
- a CDS encoding YfhO family protein, whose protein sequence is MASQVQRAIPGDGFDGWQNYWNLWWLKIALVDRIQNPYVTDLLYHPTGVGLYFHTLNPFNGLATMPVQLAAGLLPAYHAVVWISWVLGGYGTYLLTLWWLRRSRAAGWQVHLPALLSGVIFTFAPFHMAHLLGHMQVMSLEWIPFYVLALLRAMERSRRGRPWLRDGLLAGFFLVLTGLCDWYFVLYLFFFTGLALLWQWGSFPRRAPALLAPAVVAGGFFAVVLSPVLLPMVQEALHYSFMVRPSSDLYILSASLMDFLVPNRLHPLWRDVAPAWIGNQIAPLSERTISLGYVPLLLAATAAMGQRRRAGFWLVVAVFFLLLAMGPALHLGNITWADVPVEAQAGQSVPGWTPFAVLNRLVPFMRISRSVSRYALMVQMAVSVLAGIGLAGWLARHSPGWGRALVGVLVAAILFEFWVAPFPMSPPDTPAFYARLAQMPDDGAVLNLPMNYDRPGYLLYQTVHGRPLTVAYISRDDPRTLTERVPVLQHFRHLGPDILDVDPARVGETVLHDLEVAWVVLDRYKMPGGDERTYTEALAGAIFAGRAPFYSDERLTVYQVMPPAAPQPYLLLGPLNWGPLQGGDAPFRALGDGPAGLMGRHLPAQASVHVRYRTLPGVGAVVYTPDETEMVARLPAAPDGAEVTIPLASTGSTGEAGVVFQAEQADAVFVEEIRLVAP, encoded by the coding sequence ATGGCGAGCCAGGTGCAGCGCGCCATCCCCGGCGACGGCTTCGACGGCTGGCAGAACTACTGGAACCTGTGGTGGCTCAAGATCGCCCTGGTGGACCGCATCCAGAATCCCTACGTCACCGATCTGCTCTACCATCCCACGGGCGTGGGCCTTTACTTCCACACGCTGAATCCCTTCAACGGCCTGGCCACCATGCCCGTGCAACTGGCGGCGGGGCTGCTCCCGGCCTACCACGCCGTGGTCTGGATCAGTTGGGTGCTGGGCGGTTACGGCACCTATCTCCTGACCCTGTGGTGGCTGCGACGGAGCCGGGCGGCTGGGTGGCAGGTTCACCTGCCGGCCCTGCTGAGCGGCGTCATCTTCACTTTTGCCCCCTTTCACATGGCCCATCTGCTGGGCCACATGCAGGTGATGAGCCTGGAGTGGATTCCCTTCTATGTGCTGGCCTTGCTGCGGGCCATGGAGCGAAGCCGCCGGGGGCGTCCCTGGCTCCGGGACGGATTGCTGGCCGGTTTCTTCCTGGTGTTGACCGGCCTCTGCGACTGGTATTTTGTGCTCTATCTCTTCTTTTTCACCGGTTTGGCGCTGCTCTGGCAGTGGGGGAGCTTCCCTCGCCGGGCGCCCGCCCTCTTGGCCCCGGCGGTGGTGGCGGGTGGATTCTTTGCCGTGGTTCTCAGCCCTGTCCTCCTTCCCATGGTCCAGGAGGCCCTCCACTATTCCTTCATGGTGCGTCCCAGCTCGGACCTCTACATCCTGAGCGCCAGCTTGATGGATTTCCTGGTGCCCAATCGGCTTCACCCCCTCTGGCGTGATGTCGCGCCCGCGTGGATCGGCAACCAGATTGCTCCCCTCAGCGAGCGGACCATCTCCCTGGGCTACGTACCCCTGTTGCTGGCGGCGACGGCGGCGATGGGACAGCGGCGTCGGGCCGGCTTTTGGCTGGTGGTGGCCGTCTTTTTCCTGCTCCTGGCCATGGGGCCTGCTCTGCACCTGGGTAACATCACCTGGGCGGATGTCCCGGTGGAGGCCCAGGCCGGGCAGTCGGTGCCCGGCTGGACGCCCTTTGCGGTGCTCAATCGGCTGGTGCCCTTCATGCGCATCAGCCGCAGCGTGAGCCGCTACGCGCTGATGGTGCAGATGGCCGTCTCCGTCCTGGCGGGGATCGGGCTGGCCGGCTGGCTGGCCCGGCACTCCCCCGGCTGGGGGCGGGCTCTGGTCGGGGTCCTCGTGGCGGCGATCCTCTTCGAGTTTTGGGTGGCGCCCTTCCCCATGAGCCCGCCGGACACGCCGGCCTTCTACGCCCGGCTGGCCCAGATGCCCGACGACGGCGCGGTCCTCAATTTGCCCATGAACTACGACCGGCCGGGCTATCTCCTCTACCAGACCGTCCATGGCCGGCCGTTGACGGTGGCCTACATCAGCCGGGACGATCCCCGGACCTTGACTGAACGGGTGCCTGTGCTCCAGCACTTCCGCCACCTGGGGCCGGATATCCTGGACGTGGACCCCGCCCGGGTGGGGGAGACGGTGTTGCACGATCTGGAGGTGGCGTGGGTGGTGTTGGACCGGTACAAGATGCCTGGCGGCGATGAGCGGACGTACACCGAAGCCCTGGCCGGGGCCATCTTTGCCGGCCGGGCACCTTTCTACAGCGATGAGCGACTCACGGTGTACCAGGTGATGCCGCCCGCGGCACCACAGCCCTACCTGCTGCTGGGGCCGCTCAACTGGGGGCCGCTTCAGGGTGGGGATGCGCCCTTCCGGGCCCTGGGAGATGGCCCGGCCGGACTGATGGGTCGTCACTTGCCGGCCCAGGCATCGGTACACGTGCGCTACCGAACGCTGCCCGGCGTCGGCGCCGTGGTCTACACCCCCGACGAAACGGAGATGGTCGCGCGCCTGCCGGCTGCCCCCGATGGCGCTGAGGTCACCATCCCCCTGGCTTCCACCGGAAGCACCGGCGAGGCGGGGGTTGTATTCCAGGCGGAGCAGGCCGACGCCGTCTTCGTAGAGGAGATCCGCCTGGTGGCGCCCTGA
- a CDS encoding bifunctional 5,10-methylenetetrahydrofolate dehydrogenase/5,10-methenyltetrahydrofolate cyclohydrolase, with protein MSARLLDGAGLARQLKAELKAEIEAFVAAHGVTPTLAVLQVGDDEAASGYARAIARTCKGVGVAFRAETLPGEASQAQAVETLQALNRDPQVHGIMVLEPLPAALDLDALLDHLDPAKDVDGVHPLNAGRLATQRPPFFVPATPAGGIRLLEEAGVDFQGKEAVVVGRSNIVGKPMAMLLLHRHCTVTVAHSRTVDLPAVCRRADILCVAVGRPEMVTGDWVKPGAVVVDFGTTYTDAGLKGDCHQESVAAVAGMMTPVPGGTGPMTNVQLMTNVLQAARQAVAR; from the coding sequence ATGAGCGCCCGTCTCCTGGACGGCGCTGGGCTGGCCCGGCAGCTCAAGGCCGAGCTGAAGGCGGAGATCGAGGCGTTCGTGGCGGCCCATGGGGTGACGCCCACCCTGGCCGTGCTCCAGGTGGGCGACGATGAAGCCGCCTCCGGCTACGCCCGGGCCATCGCCCGCACCTGCAAAGGGGTGGGCGTGGCCTTTCGGGCAGAAACCCTGCCCGGGGAGGCCAGCCAGGCCCAGGCCGTGGAGACCCTCCAGGCCCTGAACCGGGACCCACAGGTCCACGGCATCATGGTGCTGGAGCCGCTGCCGGCCGCCCTGGACCTGGACGCCCTGCTGGATCACCTGGACCCGGCCAAAGACGTGGATGGGGTCCATCCCCTCAACGCCGGCCGCCTGGCCACGCAGCGGCCGCCCTTTTTCGTGCCGGCCACGCCCGCAGGGGGTATCCGCCTCCTGGAGGAGGCCGGGGTCGACTTCCAGGGCAAGGAGGCGGTGGTGGTGGGCCGCAGCAACATCGTGGGCAAGCCCATGGCTATGCTCCTTCTCCACCGCCACTGTACCGTCACCGTGGCCCACAGCCGGACGGTGGATCTGCCGGCGGTCTGCCGCCGTGCGGACATTCTCTGCGTGGCCGTGGGCCGGCCGGAGATGGTCACCGGCGACTGGGTGAAGCCCGGCGCCGTGGTGGTCGACTTTGGCACCACCTACACGGATGCAGGCCTCAAGGGGGATTGCCACCAGGAGAGCGTGGCCGCGGTGGCCGGCATGATGACGCCGGTGCCGGGCGGCACCGGGCCCATGACGAATGTCCAGTTGATGACCAACGTGCTGCAGGCCGCGCGACAGGCCGTGGCCCGCTGA
- a CDS encoding cyclodeaminase/cyclohydrolase family protein produces the protein MTKTAQMTIQAFLDALAARQSTPGGGGAAALAGAQAAALLSMVANFTLGNKKYAAVEAEMQGYLARSEALRQELLELVDRDAAAFDAVSACYAMPRGTEAEKAARTAALQEALQGAARVPLHTAEQCLAVLQLAEPLGSKGNANVVSDVATAVYLAVGALHSAIVNVNINLKFIRDQAFVEQFAARRDALLAEAAQAEAAAKAACRQTLGVDL, from the coding sequence ATGACCAAAACCGCGCAGATGACCATCCAGGCCTTCCTCGATGCCCTGGCCGCGCGCCAGTCCACCCCCGGCGGCGGGGGCGCGGCGGCGCTGGCCGGTGCCCAGGCCGCCGCCCTGCTCAGCATGGTGGCCAATTTCACCCTGGGCAACAAGAAATACGCAGCGGTGGAGGCCGAGATGCAGGGCTATCTGGCCCGCAGTGAGGCGTTACGACAGGAGCTGTTGGAGCTGGTGGACCGGGATGCCGCGGCCTTCGACGCGGTGTCTGCCTGTTACGCCATGCCCCGGGGCACCGAAGCGGAAAAGGCCGCTCGCACGGCCGCTCTGCAGGAAGCCCTCCAGGGCGCCGCCCGGGTGCCCCTTCACACGGCCGAACAGTGTCTGGCTGTCCTCCAGTTGGCCGAGCCCCTGGGCAGCAAGGGCAACGCCAACGTGGTGAGCGACGTGGCCACAGCCGTCTACCTGGCCGTGGGCGCACTGCACAGCGCCATCGTGAATGTCAACATCAACCTGAAATTCATCCGGGACCAGGCCTTTGTGGAGCAGTTCGCCGCCCGCCGGGATGCCCTGTTGGCCGAAGCGGCCCAGGCAGAGGCCGCCGCCAAAGCCGCCTGCCGCCAGACCCTGGGGGTGGACCTATGA
- the rtcA gene encoding RNA 3'-terminal phosphate cyclase, with amino-acid sequence MLLIDGAYGEGGGQILRTALALSLLTDQPFRVENIRQGRLQPGLKPQHLHIVRALLQMSDARVDGLAPGAQRLSFWPGRLRAGHFHLDVGTAGAIPLMLQTLLPVAMFSPGPVTWSLTGGTDVRGAMTLDFWRMVLLPFLRPYARALSLDMERPGFYPAGGGRVTLRVEPRFRQPGRGDGLALPRDLRLDIPSRGALVGIQVISRASSRLRARRVAERQLEAFAAGWSGQPVQPQVRYDDTRSPGSSLTAVALYSATRLGADALGERGKPAEEVGRDAARRLRAAVASDATVDVHTADNLMLWAALFGGSYTFPEVSGHITTNAWVIEHFLPGALQLRGRTLEAPGVGAGAGSRTTA; translated from the coding sequence ATGTTGCTGATCGACGGTGCCTATGGGGAAGGCGGCGGCCAGATCCTGCGCACGGCCCTGGCCCTCAGCCTGCTGACCGACCAGCCCTTTCGGGTGGAAAACATCCGCCAGGGGCGACTTCAGCCCGGCCTCAAGCCCCAACATCTCCACATCGTCCGGGCCCTGCTGCAGATGAGCGACGCCCGGGTGGACGGCCTGGCGCCAGGCGCACAGCGCCTCTCCTTCTGGCCGGGCCGCCTGCGGGCGGGCCACTTTCACCTGGACGTGGGCACCGCCGGCGCCATCCCCCTCATGCTCCAGACGCTGCTGCCCGTGGCCATGTTCAGCCCGGGGCCGGTCACCTGGAGCCTGACGGGGGGAACGGACGTGCGGGGCGCCATGACCCTGGACTTCTGGCGAATGGTGTTGCTGCCGTTCCTCCGTCCCTATGCCCGGGCACTTTCCCTGGACATGGAGCGGCCCGGCTTTTACCCGGCTGGCGGTGGGCGGGTGACCCTGCGGGTGGAGCCCCGCTTTCGGCAGCCCGGCCGGGGCGATGGCCTGGCCCTGCCCCGGGATCTGCGTCTGGACATCCCAAGCCGGGGGGCGCTGGTAGGCATCCAGGTGATCTCCCGGGCCAGCAGCCGCCTCCGCGCACGGCGAGTGGCCGAACGCCAGCTGGAGGCCTTCGCGGCGGGCTGGTCCGGTCAGCCTGTGCAGCCCCAGGTGCGGTACGACGACACCCGCTCCCCCGGCTCGTCCCTTACCGCCGTGGCCCTCTACAGCGCAACCCGCCTGGGCGCGGATGCGCTGGGCGAACGGGGCAAACCGGCAGAGGAGGTGGGGCGGGACGCAGCCCGTCGCCTCCGGGCTGCCGTGGCGTCAGACGCCACAGTGGACGTCCACACTGCGGACAATCTCATGCTCTGGGCCGCGCTCTTCGGCGGCTCCTACACCTTTCCAGAAGTCAGCGGCCACATCACCACCAACGCCTGGGTGATCGAGCACTTCCTGCCCGGCGCCCTCCAGCTGCGCGGTCGGACCCTGGAGGCGCCAGGCGTTGGAGCGGGCGCCGGCTCGCGCACGACGGCATAA
- a CDS encoding ribonuclease HI family protein, with the protein MAETDQTLEALVEAIAGLTPDQRRRLQRRLRLSGLWEPEELLTDRNRLAVAPALARRPGARPSRRTTPTPLPATSDTEYQSPVSGKVVRGAPTEVDGAVEPHAMPPLPGQAPEQPIVIIFDGGSKGNPGLGYGSYALRWPGQPQQVVQLRFGDRVTNNEAEYDTLISALEATLKRLEDSGADPATARVEIYGDSQLVVNQVNGRWACNEDRLRVRRDRALALLNRFGHWRLRHHGREHSVRVLGH; encoded by the coding sequence ATGGCAGAGACGGACCAGACGTTGGAGGCCCTGGTGGAGGCCATCGCCGGGTTGACGCCTGACCAGCGGCGGCGCCTGCAGCGGCGCCTGCGCCTGAGCGGCCTGTGGGAGCCAGAGGAACTGCTCACCGACCGCAACCGTCTGGCCGTGGCGCCGGCCCTGGCCAGGCGTCCGGGTGCACGACCCAGCCGGCGGACTACCCCGACCCCTCTGCCCGCTACCTCCGACACCGAGTATCAGTCGCCGGTTAGCGGCAAGGTGGTGCGGGGCGCCCCCACGGAGGTGGACGGGGCCGTCGAGCCCCACGCCATGCCTCCCCTGCCCGGCCAGGCGCCGGAACAGCCCATTGTCATCATCTTCGACGGGGGCAGCAAGGGCAACCCGGGGCTGGGCTATGGCAGCTATGCCCTGCGCTGGCCTGGACAGCCCCAACAGGTGGTCCAGCTCCGCTTTGGCGACCGGGTGACCAACAACGAGGCCGAATACGATACCCTCATCTCCGCGCTGGAGGCCACTTTGAAGCGCCTGGAGGATAGCGGCGCCGATCCGGCCACGGCCCGGGTGGAAATCTATGGCGACTCCCAACTGGTGGTCAATCAGGTCAATGGCCGGTGGGCCTGCAACGAAGATCGCCTGCGGGTGCGGCGGGATCGGGCCCTGGCCCTGTTGAACCGCTTCGGCCACTGGCGCCTCCGCCACCACGGCCGGGAACACAGCGTCCGGGTCCTGGGGCACTGA
- a CDS encoding MBL fold metallo-hydrolase, which yields MSIIRTRVADDTWVFTSELYLEVNAGLVVTPEGGILIDTLPFPSETRQIIEFAERICPAGIKYVINTVSHADHVYGSYLFPEAELIAHERCREMLIQYAYQALEEAKEHTPELREVELRLPKVVFNEGMLIRLGGKTVHIFNTPGPSPEVCAVHVREDKVLFASDLMMPVPLIASPFSDIEQYKRSLANLHDYNLESIVQGHGDILLRGEVTSSINASIKYLNDIQRVVDELMASGATKHDLLQHDIEQFGRSRIPLGGIVQQFHASNLLFLWEKARQRQRASRQAMRPGLN from the coding sequence GTGTCCATCATTCGAACGCGCGTCGCCGATGACACCTGGGTCTTCACCAGCGAGCTCTACCTGGAAGTCAACGCCGGCCTGGTGGTGACACCGGAAGGCGGCATCCTGATCGATACCCTTCCCTTTCCGTCGGAAACCCGCCAGATCATCGAGTTCGCCGAGCGCATCTGCCCGGCCGGGATCAAGTACGTGATCAACACGGTGAGCCATGCCGACCACGTCTATGGCTCTTACCTCTTTCCCGAGGCCGAGCTCATTGCCCACGAACGCTGTCGGGAGATGTTGATCCAGTACGCCTACCAGGCATTGGAAGAGGCCAAAGAGCACACGCCGGAGCTGCGGGAGGTGGAGCTGCGCCTGCCCAAGGTGGTCTTCAACGAGGGGATGCTCATCCGCCTGGGCGGCAAGACAGTGCACATCTTCAACACGCCCGGACCCAGCCCGGAGGTCTGCGCCGTGCACGTGCGAGAGGACAAGGTGCTCTTTGCCAGCGATCTGATGATGCCGGTCCCGCTGATTGCCAGCCCCTTCAGCGACATCGAACAGTACAAACGGTCCCTGGCCAATCTCCACGATTACAATCTGGAGAGCATTGTCCAGGGCCACGGCGACATCCTGCTGCGGGGCGAAGTGACCAGCAGCATCAACGCCAGCATCAAATACCTCAACGATATCCAGCGGGTGGTGGACGAGTTGATGGCCTCTGGCGCCACCAAACATGACCTGCTGCAACACGATATCGAGCAGTTCGGCCGCAGCCGCATCCCCCTGGGCGGTATCGTCCAGCAATTCCACGCCTCGAACCTGCTGTTCCTCTGGGAGAAGGCCCGCCAGCGCCAGCGGGCTTCCCGCCAGGCCATGCGGCCGGGCCTGAACTAG
- a CDS encoding HEAT repeat domain-containing protein has translation MARPKDETMQQLQALAHEPAAQAAFAATLLTPRYGRSVHQAALAVLERHPHPPAREALHRLYQRLNARQGAADPGTYLRAAIVRALRPMATPADRSLLQQAVTTYEFPPPAFKEEAAMLRSAALLALQELDDPTVPYHAVRLLADEYTDPMSGEPALTAVRLLAAHEAYQPLYYYVTQPASHCLPEVTSECLRHLVELPEELLPGLVERYAGATEEVVLVGLFDLLLQHRTGPHHVDFLMDYLQQGAHLDACRYLAVCLVASGREELLSRLLVLAPWVQEPARVDLLLEALALIPTHPGVAAVVERLEQRQRGR, from the coding sequence ATGGCACGACCCAAGGATGAGACCATGCAACAGCTCCAGGCGCTGGCCCATGAGCCGGCGGCCCAGGCGGCCTTCGCCGCGACCCTGCTGACGCCCCGGTACGGCCGCTCCGTGCACCAGGCCGCGCTGGCCGTCTTGGAGCGGCATCCCCATCCGCCTGCCCGGGAGGCGCTCCACCGTCTGTACCAACGCCTGAATGCTCGCCAGGGCGCTGCCGATCCGGGAACTTACCTTCGCGCCGCCATTGTGCGGGCCCTGCGGCCCATGGCCACCCCCGCCGACCGTTCCCTGTTGCAGCAGGCTGTGACCACCTACGAGTTTCCGCCGCCTGCCTTCAAGGAAGAAGCGGCCATGTTGCGTAGCGCGGCCCTCCTGGCCCTCCAGGAGCTGGACGACCCCACGGTGCCCTATCACGCGGTCCGGCTGCTGGCCGACGAATACACCGATCCCATGTCCGGTGAACCCGCACTGACAGCGGTTCGCCTCCTGGCTGCCCACGAGGCCTATCAGCCCCTCTACTACTACGTAACCCAGCCGGCCAGCCACTGCCTGCCGGAGGTAACCTCCGAATGTCTACGCCACCTGGTGGAGTTGCCCGAGGAATTGCTACCCGGCCTGGTGGAGCGCTATGCCGGGGCCACAGAGGAGGTGGTGCTGGTGGGCCTCTTCGACCTTCTGTTGCAACACAGGACCGGGCCCCATCACGTGGACTTTCTGATGGACTACCTCCAGCAGGGCGCACACCTGGACGCCTGCCGCTACCTGGCCGTCTGCCTGGTGGCCAGCGGCCGGGAAGAACTGTTGTCCCGGCTGCTGGTGCTGGCCCCCTGGGTGCAGGAACCCGCACGCGTCGACCTGCTGCTGGAGGCCCTGGCCCTGATCCCCACCCACCCCGGGGTGGCCGCGGTCGTGGAGCGCCTGGAGCAGCGCCAACGCGGCCGGTGA
- a CDS encoding enolase C-terminal domain-like protein translates to MGKPSDVRVTHAAMTFRHERLAVPLHLSKGVIEEITYAQATVQGITRDGRPVQGTGAILLSDLWAFPHPLLSHEQKDRAMRLLCQQLAETLSHDGEYADPLEKGLALAQTLPILTRRVEEALPELPAGSMPRLAAMNCLAPLDAAIHDAWGRGLGGEVYDFYSSTWLNRDLGSYLGPGFQGHFPADFLAGRRRRLGVQHVVGLGDPLWPQESESSTCAPGLPAHLVGWIRRDGVANFKIKTRGTDPEEDVRRIASVYRVAVQAGLPPALVRLSIDPNEGCPDDIFLLEMLHCLALHAPDAYGALDYIEQPTPRDLAAYTFTLHRVAARKPVIVDESLDCLEALRLLEELGWSGLALKTCKGQTHCLLAYCWAKRHGLYVTCQDLTNPGLALVHSVNLCTRLDLSVDYLECNQRQYMPAACPEERQRFPHHFTLQGGCLVLPAQPPLGLY, encoded by the coding sequence ATGGGCAAACCGTCGGACGTGCGTGTGACCCACGCGGCAATGACTTTCCGCCATGAGCGGCTGGCCGTCCCCCTGCACCTGAGCAAGGGGGTGATCGAGGAAATCACCTATGCCCAGGCCACGGTGCAGGGCATCACCCGGGATGGACGCCCCGTTCAGGGGACCGGCGCCATCCTGCTGTCCGACCTGTGGGCCTTCCCGCACCCGCTCCTGAGCCATGAGCAGAAGGACCGGGCCATGCGCCTCCTCTGCCAGCAGTTGGCCGAGACACTCTCCCACGACGGCGAGTATGCCGACCCACTGGAGAAGGGGCTGGCTCTGGCCCAGACCTTGCCCATCCTGACCCGGCGGGTGGAGGAAGCGTTGCCGGAGCTTCCGGCGGGATCCATGCCCCGGCTGGCCGCCATGAACTGCCTGGCGCCCCTGGATGCCGCCATCCACGACGCCTGGGGACGTGGCCTGGGGGGCGAAGTTTATGATTTTTACAGCTCGACCTGGTTGAACCGGGATCTGGGGAGCTACCTGGGGCCCGGGTTCCAGGGCCACTTCCCCGCCGACTTCCTGGCCGGCCGTCGGCGGCGGCTGGGTGTCCAGCATGTGGTGGGCCTGGGCGACCCGCTGTGGCCCCAGGAAAGCGAGTCGAGTACCTGTGCGCCCGGGTTGCCGGCCCACCTGGTGGGCTGGATCCGTCGGGATGGGGTGGCCAATTTCAAGATCAAGACCCGGGGCACCGACCCCGAGGAGGACGTGCGGCGCATCGCCTCGGTCTATCGGGTGGCCGTCCAGGCCGGCCTGCCGCCGGCCCTCGTGCGCCTTTCCATCGACCCCAATGAAGGTTGCCCGGACGACATCTTCCTGCTGGAGATGTTGCACTGCCTGGCCTTGCACGCGCCGGACGCCTATGGCGCGCTGGATTACATCGAGCAGCCCACCCCCCGGGACCTGGCCGCCTATACCTTTACCCTCCACCGGGTGGCCGCTCGGAAGCCGGTGATTGTGGACGAAAGCCTGGATTGCCTGGAGGCGCTGCGCCTGCTGGAGGAGCTGGGCTGGAGTGGTCTGGCCCTGAAGACCTGTAAGGGCCAGACCCACTGTCTGCTGGCCTACTGCTGGGCGAAGCGCCATGGCCTGTACGTCACCTGCCAGGATCTGACCAATCCTGGCCTGGCCCTGGTGCACAGCGTCAACCTGTGCACCCGCCTGGACCTCTCGGTGGACTACCTGGAATGCAACCAGCGGCAGTACATGCCCGCCGCCTGCCCCGAGGAACGGCAGCGCTTTCCCCACCATTTCACTTTGCAGGGTGGCTGCCTGGTATTGCCGGCGCAGCCCCCCCTGGGCCTCTACTGA